The genomic stretch TATTTTGGAAGCTGAATTCCAACTCCCCGTGATGGTCAATAATGATGTTAACTGCTTTGTACTGGGCGAGCATCGTTTCGGCATAGGAAAATCATTTCGCAATATCGTCGGGATATGCATTGGTACAGGACTGGGAGCAGGCTTGGTACTGGGCGATCAGCTCTATATGGGCCATAATTGTGGCGCTGGCGAAATCGGTCTTGTCCCCTATTTAGACCATAATATTGAATATTACGCTAGTGGAAACTTCTTCAGTGCCCTTTATGACACAACAGCCCTGGAAGCCTTTCATGCTGCCACAGCAGGAGATCAAATGGCTTGCAGGCAATGGGAAGAATTCGGCCAACATTTTGGGAAATCTATTTTGGCAGTTTTGTATACCTATGATCCAGAAGCCATTATCATCGGCGGTTCCATTTCCAAGGCATATCCCTTTTTTAGCCAATCCCTCCAAAAAACATTGACAGAATTTATCTATCCCGAATCATTTAAACGGCTAAAAATACTAATTTCAGAAAACGAAAACATTCCCATGTTGGGAGCTGCTGCCTTAACCCACTTGAACTTATCCCGCTGATATGAAAAGAAATCCACTCATTGTTCTTTTAATATTGCTCATTTTCTTCGTCATATCTTTTTTAACCAACATCCTTGGTCCTATCATCCCAGATATCATCGAAAGCTTTGACCTGAGCCTTGCTTTGGCTGGTTTTCTGCCTTTTTCGTTCTTTGTGGCTTACGGTGTAATGTCCATTCCTGCTGGCCTGTTAGTAGAAAAGTACCAAGAGAAAAAGGTGCTCTTGGCTGCATTTATGATGGCATTTATGGGTGCATTGATCTTTGCACTCTACACGGGTTTTACGATAGCGCTGGTATCACTTTTTATCATCGGTATTGGCATGGCCATGCTCCAGGTGGTGATCAATCCTCTTTTGCGAACAGCAGGCGGTGAAACTCATTTTGCGTTTAATTCTGTCCTGGGTCAATTGGCTTTTGGAGCTGCTTCCTTTCTCAGCCCTAAACTATATAGTTATTTGGTCACCAACATCCATACCGGATCAACTTCTCCCTTCATCAAAATACTCAATCCATTAGTTCCAGATCAAATGAACTGGGTTTCGCTGTATTGGGTATTTGCAGTCATTGCGCTGGTGATGGTCATCATATTGTCCCTTGTCAAATTTCCCAAAGTTGCCTTGGCCGATGATGAAAAAATAAACATCCAGGGAGCCTTTAAGGAATTGATGGCCAATAAAACCGTCCATCTCTACTTCCTTGGGATATTCTGCTATGTGGGCACGGAACAGGGAATAGCCAACTGGATTTCCAAATTCCTTCAAACTTACCACCATCTGGACCCAGCAGCCGAAGGTGCCCGCACGATTTCTTATTTCTGGGGATTACTCACCCTTGGCTGTCTTTTGGGATTGATACTGCTAAAAGTGATGGACAGTAAAACGGTCCTCAGGCTTTTCACCTCTGGTGCTATTATCACCCTTTTACTCGCCTTATTTGGTACTGTTGAAATGGCCTTGGTAGCCTTTCCACTGACAGGCTTTTTTGCTTCTGTGATGTGGTCGGTTATTGTTTCCTTAGCGCTAAATTCGGTACCCCGGCATCATGGAACGTTATCGGGCTTGCTCTGTACTGGGATTGTAGGTGGTGCAGTGGTTCCGCTCATTGTCGGTGCACTTGCAGAAATTATTGGGCTGCGATTGGCGATGCTTTTTTTATTGGTCACCTTGGGCTATATCTTTAGTATTGGGATTTGGGCCACGCCATTAGTGAAAAATGCAACCATTGCATCGATAAAAGACCTATTTCATCGTCAAAACTAATGCTATGTACAAGGTGATTTTACTTCTGGATTTTGCGGAGGAATATAGTAAAAGTTTACTGAAGGGCATTTCTAAATATGCTTCCGAACATGGGCGATGGACATTTTGTCGCATGCCGCTATATTATCGAGAAACCAAGGGTATGGAAGGCATCTTGGATTGGGCAAAGGAATGGGGAGCCGATGGTATCATTGGCCAGTTATACAATGAAATGGACATCCAACAAATCCTTGATTCCGGCATCCCAGTTATTGCGCAGGATTTTAAAGAACGCTTCGATGCCCTGCCAAACATCACTGGTGAATACCATAAAATGGGCCAATTGGGCGCGGATTATTTCCTAAAAAAAGGATTTAAGCATTTTGCCTTTTATGGCTTTAACAATATCGTCTGGTCAAGGGAACGCGCAGAGGGATTCGAACAGCATATCAATGCCCATGGATATGAAGTCCATTATTTTGAGCATCGCAAAGCACGGTCTACGGATATCTGGTACTATAAAAGTAGCTCTTTGAGTAATTGGCTCCTCTCTTTACCCAAGCCCATTGCGCTGATGACCTGTGACGACAATCAAGGGCTGCACATTACCGAAGTATGCCGCCAAAATGATATCCGCATTCCCGAAGAAGTGGCTGTGCTGGGCGTAGACAACGACGTCATGCTGTGTGAACTCTCTGATCCACCGCTTTCCAGTATTGCAATGGACATCGAAAAAGGCGGCTATGATACTGCCAAACTACTGGAGCACATGATCGTCAATGGCAATAGGTCCTATTATGACATCATTGTTGAAGCCACCCAAATTATCACACGGCAATCTACCGACATTTACGCTACCAATGACACCCATATTGCTTCTACGCTAAAGTATATCCACCAACATATCGAAGACAATTTGCATGTAAACGACGTGGTCAGGCAGGTACCGCTTTCGAGGAGATCCCTTGAAAAACGTTTTCTACAAATCACAGGCTATCCCATCTACAAGTATATTTTTAATCTTCGTATCGAAAAATTCACTCAAAAACTATTGGAAACAGATATGACCGTATTTGAGATAGCAATGGATATGGGCCTCACCGACAGCAAAAACATCGCCCGCCAATTCAGACAGGTAAAAGGCTGCAATCCCATCGAATACCGCAAAAAATACCTTGCAGGAAAGTAGACGCTTTTCAATTGTCATCCAATGTTACAAAAAAGGTAATTTTTTCAAGGTTTTATCACTGCATTCCAGTAACTTGGTTTTCGAAATACATTTTAATTAATTTGAAATACTTTTTAATACAATTAAAAGTGTTTTTTACATACAGTATTGCAATACTTATTAGTATTATCAAACATAAAAGATAAAGTATGAGCGCAATAAAATATCGTCCAGAAGTAGACGGATTAAGGACTGTTGCAGTTATCCCTGTGATCCTATTTCATCTAGGTTTGAGTTGGATAAAAGGAGGTTTTTACGGTGTAGATGTGTTTTTTGTAATTTCCGGTTTTTTGATCACTTCTATCATTGTTAAAAATCTTGAAGCGGAAAAATTCACATTCTCAGATTTCTGGTTACGTAGAGTACGAAGAATATTACCTGCCTTGATTGGAGTAATCATATTCTGTTTTTTGATTTTTCCCTTTTTAATTTTTGAAGGCGATTTAAAATACATGGCCCAAGATGGTTTGGCGGCTCTTTTTTCAGTGGCTAATTTTAACGCCTATTTGAACTTAGGAGATTACTGGGGAGGAAGGGCTGAATCCTCTATATTCCTCCATGCTTGGTCACTATCAGTCGAAGAACAATTCTATTTAGTTTATCCCATCATTTTGTATTTCTTACACAAAAAAGGTAAAAGTATGCTAAAATGGGTTGTCTTGATTGTGATAGTAAGCTTTTTATGGTATTCCTTTGCGGTCATGTATGAAGCGGCACAGTTTCCACTCAATATCATCTCCAGTAATTCACTGGCCTTCTATATGATTCCATCTAGAGCTTGGGAGCTTGGTGCGGGGGGAGTCATCGCCCTCCTAGCCAGAAATGGTTACGGAGAAAAGTTAACTTCCTCGTTAAAATCAACTCTTTCCTTGATTGGTTTAGCAATGATATTTCTTGGCTATTTTATACCTACCAATGGAGGCATAAGCCTTTTTGCCCTGCTACCAGTAATTGGCTCATGTCTGTTCATCCTTTTCGCATCAACGAGTAGTCCGGCCGGAAACCTACTGAGCAATGGAACAATGGTATACATTGGAAAAATTTCCTATTCACTATACTTATGGCATTGGCCATTTTGCGTACTATTTCACAGATATCTATCTCCTAAGTTTGGACTTTCTGACTTTACTTCGAGTATTCTCATTATAGTACTTACAGTGGTCCTGTCTATTTTATCCTATAATTTAGTAGAAACCAAAACCCGTTTTTATCAACATACGGTCAAATTGGTCGGCGGACTTGCTGTCCTCATCTTAGCCACAAGTTCCTACTTCATTTATTTCTACATTATAAATTACGATAAGGTACCCTTTAACTATGTAGAAGCCTACTTTGATTATTATCAGATGGGCAAGAAAAAGTCTGAAAGCGGTAAAGAAATGGAAAAAAGTAAGGAAGACCACACCATAAGATTCTATCCCCTCCATGAAACCAACGAAGCCTATAAAACTGGAGGTCTGGTCATAGGGAATAATCAAATGAAAAAGCCTGAAATAATGATGATGGGAGATTCCCATGCCACCGGATGGGCAAAGGTGGTTCATGAAATCACAGATAGCCTTTCCTCCAAAATCTCCTATTATACGCAAACTGGCTTTTATCCATTCTTCAAGATTGAAGACGAAATCGATGATAATTTCTTCGGTAATGATTGGGAGGGCTACCCCACAAACGTTCTCAAAACTTTAGAAGATTCTTCCATAAAATTACTTATTATGGCCGCTCGTATGGAAAATAGAGACCAAGAAGCTTTTGATAAATTCGAAAGTTTCTGTGACTATGCCAACTCATTGGACAAAAAGGTCCTTATCATTAATCAAGTTCCCCTTTGGAGCAAATGGTCTTCTAAAAACTCCGCTGTAGTTCTAAGTTATTTTGATATTCAGCCCAACGGTGCAAAACAATATTTAAATTGTATCGAGAAAAATGAAATGGTAGAAGTTTCCAACGAAAAACTGAACCAAATAGCAAGTAAATATCCTCATGTTTCAGTATTTGACTCCTATTCTATTTTTATGAACGAGAATAAAGTTTGGATAGCAGATGATAAAGATGTTCTTTATTTTGACGACGATCACCTTAGCTATCAAGGTACATTAAGAGCTAAAGACTATTTATATGCCACAATTAAATCCTTGGTAACAACCAATGGATACTTTGATGAGAAAACAGAAAGTCACATTAAGCAAACATCTTATACAGACAATTAAAAGGTAAAAATTCTACGCATGGGAATATTATAATTTTATAAACACCTTTTTCTGATAAAGCAGCCATGCTGGGATATAGTTTATGAACACAAATAGTACCGCAAAAACCATACTCGCTATCTCAGCCATAATGCCTAAGTGGATGGCACCATGCATAAAATGTTCGCTGATGCTTTTCCCTCCCATCGGTAGCTGATAGAAAACCAAGGAAAGCAAATCGGCCAGGACGTAGACCGTAATAGCATTTGAACCAAATATGATCCAAGGCTTGGTACCTTGCTGATTTCCCTTGATGTCTATCCAATAATAAAAAGCTCCCAAGAAGCTAAATGCCGTCCCTCCTGTCACTAACACAAACGAGCTTGTCCAAATGTTTTTATTGATGGGAAAAAACCAAGCCCACAACACCCCCCAAAGTGTTAATATCAAACCTACCACCATCAGTTTGTTGGCTTTATCTGTATCTTTTAAGTTGCTTTTTAATAGCTGGCCTCCCAACATGCCCAAAATCCCTGTCGCCACTGCAGGAAAAGTACTGAAAAGCCCCTCTGGATCCCAATTGCCCTGCCACATCTTACCTGGAAGCAATTGCTGGTCAATCCATGCCGCTAAGTTTCGGCCAGGATCCAGAACCACTTGGCCGATTCCGGGTGTAGGAATCAAGGTCATGGCCAGCCAATATCCGACAAGCAGGGCCAGGGCCAAATAGGCTTGCTGTTTCCATCCAAGGTTTATAAACATAATTGTACACACCACAAACACCACCGCGATCCGCTGGAGGACACCAGCCACTCTGATAGATGAAAAATCAAACTCCGGAATCATTCCCAGTATGATCCCCAATATGAAAATCTTTGCACCACGGAAAAGTAACTTCTTATAGATATCTCCCTTATCCAATGGCGCATCCATTTTTCCAGAGTAGGCCATGACGATAGAAACTCCCACGATGAACAAAAAGAAGGGAAAAATAAAATCAGTTGGGGTGATAACATTCCATTGGGCATGATGCAAAGGGGGAAAAACATGATCCCAGCTACCCGGAAAATTCACAAGGATCATTGCGGCAATGGTGATTCCCCTTAAGGCATCCAAAGAGATTAATCGTGTACTTCTATAAGCCATTATCTATGTTTATTGGTTTATTCGAATGCCTTAAACACTTCATTTTTCAGCAACAGGCTATTGCTTTTATCAAGGAATTATTAATCAACACCCAAACATTTAACAAAACCTTAATCATCTAAAAACCAATCGGTAACAAGTAAAAACGAAGCGCAAAATGAGGTTTTTAATACGTGTTTTACGAAAAAACTTACCAATAAAAACATGAAATTTATTCTGTGGAGATAAAATTATTTCATCATGAACCAGCCAGACAAACAAATTTTATTGAGGTTTATTCAGGGAGATCAGGAAGCTGCGGACTATATCTATAGATATTACAGAACCCCAGTGCTTCGCTTTGCCATTTCTATTTTAAAGGATGAAATAGAAGCTGAAAATATTTTCCAGGAGGTCTTCACCAAGATCATTTGCAGACATGATCGAATCAATCCGGACATGAATTTCAGCTCTTATATTTTTACGGCCGTCAAAAACGAAATTTTTGATTATTTCAAAGCGGTAAAAAAAGACAATAAACTCAAGGAACAGTTCTGGGTAAATGTACAGATCGCCAGTAAGGAGGAAAAAGAACAGCAGGAATTTCAGCTGGAAAAATTGGAAGGACTTATCGGGCAGCTTTCTCCAAAGCGAAAACAAGTACTCCACATGAACATTTTCGAGAAAAAATCCTATCAGCAAATTGCCGAGGAGCTGACCATATCTGTCAATACCGTAAAAAATCAATTGATCAAGGCAAAAGCCATGATCAGACAGGAAATGAACTAAAAAAAGTACCGGCGATGAAATGCCTTCATGCCGGTACTACCTCTAATTACCTTGTTATTTATGAGGGCCAGAGTAAAGAGGCTTAGTCATCTTTACCTTTTCCTTTACCATGGCCACCATCTCCGTGATCATGCCATTTGCCATCCTTAAATTCTCCATTTCTCATTACCAAGGCTGATTCTATATTTGCATAAAGGGCAGCATATGCCTCTCCATTACCGTCTACATCATTTGGACCTACCTCGATAAGCCCATCGCCATTATTATCCCTTACCAATGACGGATCTACCCCTTCCAAGAACTTGTCCATGTATAGGGATAGGACAAAATTGGCCGTACCGCCATCGATTTCCAGTCCTTTATTGAACATAATTTCCACTT from Echinicola soli encodes the following:
- a CDS encoding ROK family protein, with the translated sequence MKIGIDLGGTKVQIGLEENGAIVRQQKAFLNKKDNLEATLTQLKDFIRPFISPGVSGIGIGVPSVVDTARGIVYNVTNIPAWEKVHLRDILEAEFQLPVMVNNDVNCFVLGEHRFGIGKSFRNIVGICIGTGLGAGLVLGDQLYMGHNCGAGEIGLVPYLDHNIEYYASGNFFSALYDTTALEAFHAATAGDQMACRQWEEFGQHFGKSILAVLYTYDPEAIIIGGSISKAYPFFSQSLQKTLTEFIYPESFKRLKILISENENIPMLGAAALTHLNLSR
- a CDS encoding MFS transporter produces the protein MKRNPLIVLLILLIFFVISFLTNILGPIIPDIIESFDLSLALAGFLPFSFFVAYGVMSIPAGLLVEKYQEKKVLLAAFMMAFMGALIFALYTGFTIALVSLFIIGIGMAMLQVVINPLLRTAGGETHFAFNSVLGQLAFGAASFLSPKLYSYLVTNIHTGSTSPFIKILNPLVPDQMNWVSLYWVFAVIALVMVIILSLVKFPKVALADDEKINIQGAFKELMANKTVHLYFLGIFCYVGTEQGIANWISKFLQTYHHLDPAAEGARTISYFWGLLTLGCLLGLILLKVMDSKTVLRLFTSGAIITLLLALFGTVEMALVAFPLTGFFASVMWSVIVSLALNSVPRHHGTLSGLLCTGIVGGAVVPLIVGALAEIIGLRLAMLFLLVTLGYIFSIGIWATPLVKNATIASIKDLFHRQN
- a CDS encoding AraC family transcriptional regulator, with amino-acid sequence MYKVILLLDFAEEYSKSLLKGISKYASEHGRWTFCRMPLYYRETKGMEGILDWAKEWGADGIIGQLYNEMDIQQILDSGIPVIAQDFKERFDALPNITGEYHKMGQLGADYFLKKGFKHFAFYGFNNIVWSRERAEGFEQHINAHGYEVHYFEHRKARSTDIWYYKSSSLSNWLLSLPKPIALMTCDDNQGLHITEVCRQNDIRIPEEVAVLGVDNDVMLCELSDPPLSSIAMDIEKGGYDTAKLLEHMIVNGNRSYYDIIVEATQIITRQSTDIYATNDTHIASTLKYIHQHIEDNLHVNDVVRQVPLSRRSLEKRFLQITGYPIYKYIFNLRIEKFTQKLLETDMTVFEIAMDMGLTDSKNIARQFRQVKGCNPIEYRKKYLAGK
- a CDS encoding acyltransferase family protein, which codes for MSAIKYRPEVDGLRTVAVIPVILFHLGLSWIKGGFYGVDVFFVISGFLITSIIVKNLEAEKFTFSDFWLRRVRRILPALIGVIIFCFLIFPFLIFEGDLKYMAQDGLAALFSVANFNAYLNLGDYWGGRAESSIFLHAWSLSVEEQFYLVYPIILYFLHKKGKSMLKWVVLIVIVSFLWYSFAVMYEAAQFPLNIISSNSLAFYMIPSRAWELGAGGVIALLARNGYGEKLTSSLKSTLSLIGLAMIFLGYFIPTNGGISLFALLPVIGSCLFILFASTSSPAGNLLSNGTMVYIGKISYSLYLWHWPFCVLFHRYLSPKFGLSDFTSSILIIVLTVVLSILSYNLVETKTRFYQHTVKLVGGLAVLILATSSYFIYFYIINYDKVPFNYVEAYFDYYQMGKKKSESGKEMEKSKEDHTIRFYPLHETNEAYKTGGLVIGNNQMKKPEIMMMGDSHATGWAKVVHEITDSLSSKISYYTQTGFYPFFKIEDEIDDNFFGNDWEGYPTNVLKTLEDSSIKLLIMAARMENRDQEAFDKFESFCDYANSLDKKVLIINQVPLWSKWSSKNSAVVLSYFDIQPNGAKQYLNCIEKNEMVEVSNEKLNQIASKYPHVSVFDSYSIFMNENKVWIADDKDVLYFDDDHLSYQGTLRAKDYLYATIKSLVTTNGYFDEKTESHIKQTSYTDN
- a CDS encoding acyltransferase family protein — encoded protein: MAYRSTRLISLDALRGITIAAMILVNFPGSWDHVFPPLHHAQWNVITPTDFIFPFFLFIVGVSIVMAYSGKMDAPLDKGDIYKKLLFRGAKIFILGIILGMIPEFDFSSIRVAGVLQRIAVVFVVCTIMFINLGWKQQAYLALALLVGYWLAMTLIPTPGIGQVVLDPGRNLAAWIDQQLLPGKMWQGNWDPEGLFSTFPAVATGILGMLGGQLLKSNLKDTDKANKLMVVGLILTLWGVLWAWFFPINKNIWTSSFVLVTGGTAFSFLGAFYYWIDIKGNQQGTKPWIIFGSNAITVYVLADLLSLVFYQLPMGGKSISEHFMHGAIHLGIMAEIASMVFAVLFVFINYIPAWLLYQKKVFIKL
- a CDS encoding RNA polymerase sigma factor, whose translation is MNQPDKQILLRFIQGDQEAADYIYRYYRTPVLRFAISILKDEIEAENIFQEVFTKIICRHDRINPDMNFSSYIFTAVKNEIFDYFKAVKKDNKLKEQFWVNVQIASKEEKEQQEFQLEKLEGLIGQLSPKRKQVLHMNIFEKKSYQQIAEELTISVNTVKNQLIKAKAMIRQEMN